One Vicia villosa cultivar HV-30 ecotype Madison, WI linkage group LG5, Vvil1.0, whole genome shotgun sequence genomic window, ATACTACTGAATCAACTAATTCTTGGTATATCTAAATTCTAGATGTttaaaacttaattttaaaattttataaaatgacctaaatctttatttttcttttgatatcaaaTTACCTAAATcttttaatacaaaataaaagTTCAAATACTaacaattatattaatttactcaacttttattttaataactCAATTGTTACGAATAAATTTATATACAACTATGGTAAAATGTTTTTCTCACCACAATGAATAATATTTGcatctttaaaaaatattataataatatatatgaatTACATTTTTCAATTTATGAATTTGATATTTTGGCATTCGCATTCTGATTCTTAGGACATGTACCGAGAGATATGGACACTAGTCAAATATTGGATTACGTCCTTAACAGGATTAATCAACCAATTATTTGAGTATTAACAATAACATTTGTAAATTCACATTATGTAATTGAGCTTTTACCGGTGGATTAatcagaatttttttttttgtgtgtatacACCAACATGTGATATAAAGGATAACTTAAATATCTGAGATGTGTATTTGTCATGAAATATGTCGGTAAATTATCTAAACAAAATCATATGAGATATGTACGAAACAATAACAttatcaagaagaagaaaatcaataatttgaataaaaacaTTAAATGGTATATTGAAGATTGTTGAACAACAAAAGAAACTCATCTACCTCAATTAATTAACACGTTGAACCAATTAAACTACTTTATATATCTAATTAAttactatatttttatatataataaatcatgaatcatatgaataaaaaaaaattatgtggtACATTTATGTATATGAATAGCTGGAGTTGCCTACTTGATAGGTCCCAGTCCTTCAAAAAATAGGTTTGTAGGTTGTAGCAATCTAGCTAGCTTGAATTTGACATATCAAAGCATGTTACTTTCCTGGACCTCAgtttattattgttatatatgGACATCAAATTAGGTCGACTgccattttcaatttttttaatattttaataatactcttctcaatttataaattaatagctATAAATATCTTCTgagattaaaaaaaactataaacttCTGGGACCCTGCCCCTTACACTATGTTTGGTTTCAAGGAAACTTGAAGCAAAGAAAGGGGAGGGAgagaaagatcaaagaatatTCCATATTCATTTGTTTGAATTGCCGTcataaaggaaagaaaagaaagtatttGAGTGGGATCCACTAAAAAACAATCTCTCCTAAATTGGACGGAAAATGAAACATTCCTTGCTTTTTAGTTGAAATGACATAAATGGCCATaatgttttgaaaaattaaattactaaacaatttatatttaatatgaaCAGTGACAATATATTATTTCTCTTCTTTAAAATTCACATAATTCTTTCTAAAATCAATaaaatgattttaatttattaaatttcatatatacttaatatttattaaatatttatttttagtatcaaataaaaaatatttgttgtcTAATCacatttgtatttttatttaaggACAATTTTGTCTTTGTGTATTTACACATCTTTCCTTCCTCCCTCTTTTTATTCATTTTCACCTCTAACAAACAACTAAACATTCTTCTCTCTTTCCATTCACTTTCATTTACTTTCATTCTTTTaaaattgtttctttttattttctttccttttacaTTCCTATCACTTGCAAACATTGTGTAAAGTTCTATTCCACGTGTTACAAATCTTAAAAAGTCaaatatatgaatttttaatttaagaatGAATAGAAATAAATATCTAGTTTAttgtaacaaaaaatatatataaattaaaaatagaaaaatgagattttaataaaaacaatttattcttaaatattttcttcttatattttttattattagtttaatGATTATTACATATACAAATAATGGAGCAAAAATGAGTGTTGTGGATTCTAGTTTTAAGTATGCtgtactaatttttttaattaaaataaattgtaagttatttataatatataaagaaTTGACATGTTTTATCAATGTCATGCTATTTAACATTATTATGttaaaaatatagtttaaattcattttaaaactTTTATATTGATAATAAATTATCATTCTTTATCTATGAAATAATTGTAGATATTCAATAAAACAAATACAATTACTTTATTATGCAGTGAACATTTTGtaattttctattattaattataaaactttttaattttttatacaacagaaaaaaatattaatagtgtagttaatatatatatatatatatatatatatatatatatatatatatatatatatatatatatatatatatatatatatatatatatatatgtgtgtgtgtgtgtgtgtgtgtgaatatTTATTTTCAGAAATTTATAaatgatattaaaaaataatttatctgaaaataaatagAAATGTAATTGTcgagtatttttttataaaaaagtatTTGACAAgattttataattaattgataattatatttttttttcttcaataaaaTGATGTAAACCTTTAAAGAAATAAACACTTCCACTTTATCATATAGGAATAAAATCATGAAAGTTATTTAAAGTTACTTCATTTTATACAATAAAAATAGATGTATGAAAGGAGAAAGAATAATAGTACCTGTAAAAGTAGTGAGTACAATTTCGTAGTGTTGTCCAACAATAACCTTAGAGAGTGGAATAGGTTTGTCTTCAAAGAAATCATCACAGCTATCTTGTTTATTTCTATGAAGAGGTATGAACTCAAAGTAAGAGAATGTTGGAACAACAGCAAATGTTACTTGTTCTGGATCCAAActaggatcaacattaactccAATCCAGCTCTCAGTTGATCCATAATCAGCACTAATCATAGGCAACCCATTTCCATAATGTCTAAGTTTTTTCAAATATGGTATCATAGAACCTGTCATTATTGAATACATGTACTTTGCATTTGGCCATATCTTtggaatcaaaccaaaccaatccaCTTTCTCCAGCTCTTCACAATACCCTTCTAATTTTGAAGCCAAGTTTGTATTTGGGCCATTTTTAGAATTTATTATCTCCAAAATGGCATCTCGGAGTTTTGGTGACTTAATTCTTGAACTAAGTGTGCCATTTTTAATGTCATTACATAATTCTCTCCAATGTTCTTCGAATGTTGTGAATGCTTGCACCATGGTGTAGACGAAAGCCGAGGTGATGAATTCTACTTGATCGGAATAGAAGAGGCCGAGGAGGAGGTGACAGTATGTGGATTGTTTGTAGTCTCCATTGAAAATTACTTCTTGTGGACTGCAACTAAATGATTTTGCTTTGTGATTTTTGGTTTTGAATTCTTCACTTGCATAGCAATGTGTTGTTGCTGTTCCTACTGTTAAATTTCCCTTTGTTTTGAAACAATTGCTACCATATATGAATTCAAGAACCCTTCCTCCTTCTCTTATGGGATAAACCCTGTCCAAATTACTTAAATTAGTGGTctaaaaagttgattttttttcacAAAGTTTTCAAGCTTTTCTGGTCTCTATTAAAATTATGATAAAAAGCTTGAAACCATATACTACTAGGTTTAAATAGAGTcgtcttaaattttttgaaactcTTAACATGTTAGTCGTGGTTCAATAATGATAAAATATTCAGAGACCCTATCTAAAAGTTTAACATTGACAAAAAAATTTACCAGACTTTGGTTAACTACAATTTAATTGTGATTAATTTTAGATAATGTGTGGTAACCTGATGATCCAGTAACTATTATTTTCTAACACACAAAATATAACTAATTTAAAAGATTGATTAAATGTTACACACCTTGATCTATAAGCTGCTGATAAAGTGAATATTTGCAGCGTGGTTTGAGCACTGTGTCGAGTAAAAGGTACGAATTTCTGCCTCCCATCTGTTGTTCCAGAGCTGTAAAACCACCACCACAAAAATATTAACGTGGAACAAGATATTTCCATGTCACCAACAAACCCTTGTTTAACCAAATAACAGTAACAAAAATATCTAAATTTGAGAGAATAATTATATATTGCTTTTATATAAAATTGTAACTAGATGTTTGATTCTATTTTTGTTGCAGAATCAAACTAGCATATAATGATTTATAAAGATAAGGTCAATAATAAGTGATTAGAATATAATAATGTATAAAGATAAGGTGAATGATAAGTGATAACTATAATGAATCTCAAATTTTCTAGAAAGTGTAAGACTTGAAGAAATGAAAACGTGACCTTAAGGAAAGAGTGGTTATAGGTTGCCGAGTGAGTAAAGGAGCAGTATCTCCATCAGAAATCCTCTGAATGAATGGTTCAAAATCAGCATGAGAAGCAATAGGAACCAAAGAAGTGAAAAGGGATTCCAATGCACATGCTTCCATTTCTAGAATATTGTAACCCCCCAACCATTTCTTCAGATATTCAACACCATTATTCTGTTTCAGAATATTGCTTAATATCTCAGTTTGAACCGAGCCTGTGTTGTTAGATACATCTTCAAACCAACTAATAATCTTTTCAAAGTCAAAGTTTCCACTGCCATTGCTGCTCTTGTTTTTGTTGTTGCTCACAAGTGTTGGCTCCATTAGAGTGTGTTTAAAGAGAAGAAACAAAAGAGCACACTATTGATGAAAATGGTTTGGAATATTGGACCTGATGTGTTTCTTATTCAAGAGgctcaacaaaaaaaacaatgatatgtgTAGGAAATATATAGACCACAGGAAAGGAAATGGGTTTATCATTTTAAAGGGAGACAGTTAAAAGCTAAATGTCTATTCTTATATTAAGAAGATTTGGTTGGACTTCACAAtattatactaaaaatattaaatacatttTCTGATATGCCCCTTTTTATTGACTGATGTATTATGCCTTTATCATAGCCTTATCActtcttttttataaataaaaacctCATGTAGATTTCAGGCCCAATAATGCCCAAAGAATGGAACCTTTTTCTATCCATACCCTAGAAGTTGGACatgtttttttggctttataaCGTGCCCTGCAATTTTAAAGTCTCTTAATATCAATGTTTTCCGAATCGAACCGATTATCAAACCGGTAAGATTAATGGGTCATTCGTTTATTGGTCGAATTATTGAATCACTAGTCACTAAATCAGATTAAATCGAATAACTTGTTTGAATAAATCAGTTtctataacaaaactatatagttATCAAATCAGTCGCATCAAATGACTCAGTCTCTATAAAAATCACAACACctataaaattacaaaatttcaaaatatcataatttcacaagttcattctttaaatttaatttctaaacATAGTCAGACGcaacaaaatagtacaaaatacagataaaattttaacaaacactactacaaataaaTCATTTTGTGATAAAGTTTTCTCCTCGGCCATATAAAAATTGAGGTCTAATGCCCTGGAACgtgtcattttatttttttttaaattcaattttatccCTCGGGATTTGAGCTTTGATTCTCATCTCCTGAAATTACCTGTTTTATTAAGAAGCAAAATGGCACcatcattttattaaaattttaattgcaatATAAATTATCTATTCCCTCGGCTGTTTAACCAACTGATATTAAatgttgtttattattttatttatttaaaatagagcTCAACGATTACCTCTGTTAATCTGGAAATAATCATTGTATTTATTGTGAATAATTTACTTTCATAGGATATCAAATTAGTCATTACGAGATGTAATTAGTCATTATGAATTGTAATCACCGACACTATTATATATAGTATCCAATACAATGAGAAAGACATCAAGTCAATTTTCCTGACATGGTATCAGAAGGTTCGATCAAACTTAACCCGTGAAAATTGTGTTATCTTGGCCTTGTTTAGCGACACCCCATTGGTTCGCTCTTGGAATTGTTTCTTCTGTTTCTGCACATTTTTCGTAATTATTTTTCCAAACCTTGATTGTAGTTGTCGTAGCTGTTTGCGGTTTTGTGCAGTCTCTTGATTTTATATCAGTGATTCTTGATTTAAAGAATTGAGATCGTAATTCTTTACGGTATTCTAGGTTATTGATCATTTGTGCTTCCGAATACTGAGTTTTGTTACCGTCTCTTGATTTCGTCTTTGTTTCCTGATTTGGTGTTGTCTTCTGATCGTGATTTTGTCTTTGATTGATTGTTCGGTGCTGCTTGGTAATCGTGATTTGGTGTTTGCAATTTGCCACTCAATTTCCAATTTGGTGTTTTTATGTGTGGCGGTACTGTGCGTTTGCGGTAACTTCATTCTTTGTTTTGGTTAATATTATAAGCACTTGCAcagtttaaataataataatagtatatcaAGCAGTGTGATAGTGTGTTGCACGTGAAGGGTACATTATCTTATATAGTGATAAAACACTATTATAAAGTTTTAGTGTTCCAACAATGAGTATAGAAAATGAGAAAAGCCCTTTTTGTGTTAATTTTACCGGTAAAAATTATTCGGCTTGGGAATTTCAATTCAGAATGTATGTCAAAGGGAAGGGATTATGGAGTCATTTGGACGATATTTCTAAGGCACCATTAGAGACAACCGATTTAGATGCATGGGAAATCAAAGATGCTCAAATTATCACTTGGATTCTTGGTACTATTGATCCTCAGatgattaataatttgcgatCTTTTTCCACTGCTCGAGAAATGTGGAACTATTTAAAGCGTATTTACAATCAGGACAACGCGGCCAAACGTTTCCAGTTGGAGCTAGAGATAACCAATTACGAACAAGGTAATTTGTTAGTTCAAGAATATTATTCTGGTATTTTGAATTTGTGGATAGAACACTCTGCGATTATACATGCTGATGTTCCTAAGAGTTCTCTTGCGGATGTCCAGGAGGTTTACAACATTAGTAGGCGAGATCAATTTCTTATGAAACTTTGTCCAAAATTTGAAGTTGTTAGAGGTGCCTTGCTGAACAGGAATCTTGTTCCTTCTTTAGATACATGTGTTGGTGAACTTCTCAGAGAGGAACAACGTCGCTACTCAAGGAACCATGTCTTATGAAGCTGTTGTTTCTGAGCCTACGGTGGTTGCATTTGCTACTCAGTGTAGAGGTAAAGGTCGTGATATGAGACATGTTCAatgtttctcttgcaaacaatttggcCACATTTCCCGGAGTTGCAATAAAAAGTTCTGCTATTATTGCAAGCAGCAAGGTCATATTATATCTGATTGTCCCACACGTCCTCCACGAGCAACACAATGTTCGGTGCAGGCATTTCATGCAACTACAAATTCTACAACTGGTCATTCCATTACCAATGCATCTAATGGTGCAACTTTACAACCTAGAATGATTCCACAAATGGTACTTTCCGCTCTTTCATCTCTAggaattcagggtaagtcttcGAATGTTTCTTGCCCatggtttcttgattctggtgcatccaatcacatgacaggctcttctgaatacttgcaaaatttacattcttaccatggtaatcagaaaattcaaattgccGATGGTAATGCTCTCTCTATCAGTAATATTGGTGACCTCAACTTTGATTTTCGGGAGGTGTTTGTATCACCTGGACTAACTTCCAATTTGTTATTTGTGGGTCAATTGGTTGATAACAATTGTAACATAAATTTTTCACGTGATGGTTGTCTTGTGCAGGAACAGGTGTCGGGGAAGGTGATCCcgaaggggcctaaagtgggaagaTTATTTCCACTCCGGTTTATTTCTAATCATTTATCTTTTGCTTGTAATAACGTTTTGAGTTCTTAAGAAGATTGGCATAGAATATTGGGTCATCCAAACTCTACTGTTTtgtctcatttatttaaaaatggttttttgggaaataagaatgttgtttctaatgcctctctatcatgttctgtttgcaaattggctaaaagtaaaacacttcctttttCGTCTGGTGCTTATCGAGCTTCCTCTTGTTTTGAAATaattcatagtgatgtatggggtatgtctcctgtagtttctcatgctcgctataaatattttgtcatatttattgatgattatagtcattttacttggatatattttcttcggtctaaatctgaagtgttttcgatgtttaagaaatttctgacatatgttgaaactcaatttcatgGAAGTGTTAAAAATTTCCGCTCTGACTCTGGTGGTGAGTACATGTCTCGTGAGTTTTAGGAATTTCTTCAACAAAAGGCATTTTATCTCAACGATCTTGTCCCAGtaccccccaacaaaatgggtTGGCAGAATGcaagaatcgtcatttgcttgatgtgacacgcactttacttcttcaagcttctgtACCACCTCGATTTTGGGTGGAGGCTATTTCCACaattgtcttcttgatcaatcgtcttccttATACGTTTATTGATCTCTATTCtccttttttttgtctttttaaaattcagcctaattataatgatttacatACTTTTGGGTGTGTATATTTTGTTCACTTACCACCATTTGAAAGGCATAAACTTGGAGCACAATCTGTTCAATGTGCACTTATGGGGTATAGTCACTCTCATAAgggatttgtgtgttatgatgtctTTAACCATCGTTTTCGCATATctaggaatgtgacatttttttataatcagtttatgtttccTTGTGTTTCTCCTGCCAttaatgatattgttactcttcctaagttttctattatgcATCAATCTATAGAATGTTATGAACCAGGTCATGTATATGTAATAAAATACAGACAGTAGGTTCCCACGCCCTTTCCCGATGCTGAACCGCTACCTGATCTTGTACCAGTTGAACCACGACGATCTGGTAGAATATCTCGTgcaccagatagatattcacccaacaggtatgattcctcacatacttctATGACTGCCACACTCTTtagcatatctattcctacttgTTACTCATAGGCTGTTAAAGATGTTCGAtggataaaagcaatgaatgaagagcttcaagctcttcaagagaatttcacatgCGATATTGTCTCTTGTCCTCCTGATGTCAAACCTATAGGTTGCAAATGAGTGTATTCTaggaaattgaattctgatgGGTCCCTCAACTGTTACAAGGCTCATTTGGTTGCTTTAGGAAACAAACATGAATATtaaattgattatgatgagacaaTTGCACCAGTTGCCAAAATGACAAATATTCACACGATCATCTCTATAGCTGCTTCTAGTGGGTGGTctcttcatcaaatggatgtgaatAATGCTTTTTTTCATGGTGACCTGATATAAGATATTTAAATGACTCCATCTCAAGGAGTATTCTATTCATCTAAAGGAGTATGCAAGCTCAAACGCTCCTTTTATGGTTTGAAACaggcacctagagcatggtacgAGAAATTCCACTCCACTCTACTTGGATTCTACTTTACTCAGAGTCAGTATGGTTCCTTGTTATTTATTCATAGTACATTTGCGGGTATTGTTCTGCTTCTTTTGTATGTTGGTGATATGGTTATTACTGGTTCTAATCATCTGGGTAATCTACattactttcttggtcttgaggttcattctacatcGAAGGGAATCTTTCTCCATCAACATAAGTATGCTACGGATTTGATTTCTATGGTCGGTCTCCAAACGGCTAATCCGGTagatactcctcttgaggttaatgttaaatatcaccgtgatgatggtgatcttttGCCTGATCCCTTATTGTACCGATAACTTGTGGGTAGCCTTAACtacttgactattactcgccctgacatatcttttgctgttcaacaagtaagtcaattcatgcatTCTCCTCGCCATCTTCACTTGGCTGCGGTTCGTTGTATAATTTGCTACTTAAAGGGAACCTCTCACCATGGATTATTCTTTTGTGTTGGAATTTCTCTTAATttgagtgcttatagtgatgcTGGTTGGGCAGGGTTTCCTGATACTCATCACTCTATCACTAGTTGGTGCATGTTTTTTGGTTCTTCCTTGATCTCTTGGAAAATTAAGAAGCAAACGAGAGTTTCTAAATCTTCTACTGTATCAGAGTATCATGCCATGTCTGCTACTTGTTCAGAAATACTTTGGCTTCGTGGTCTCTTGTCTGAACTTGGATTTC contains:
- the LOC131601693 gene encoding indole-3-acetic acid-amido synthetase GH3.10-like; its protein translation is MEPTLVSNNKNKSSNGSGNFDFEKIISWFEDVSNNTGSVQTEILSNILKQNNGVEYLKKWLGGYNILEMEACALESLFTSLVPIASHADFEPFIQRISDGDTAPLLTRQPITTLSLSSGTTDGRQKFVPFTRHSAQTTLQIFTLSAAYRSRVYPIREGGRVLEFIYGSNCFKTKGNLTVGTATTHCYASEEFKTKNHKAKSFSCSPQEVIFNGDYKQSTYCHLLLGLFYSDQVEFITSAFVYTMVQAFTTFEEHWRELCNDIKNGTLSSRIKSPKLRDAILEIINSKNGPNTNLASKLEGYCEELEKVDWFGLIPKIWPNAKYMYSIMTGSMIPYLKKLRHYGNGLPMISADYGSTESWIGVNVDPSLDPEQVTFAVVPTFSYFEFIPLHRNKQDSCDDFFEDKPIPLSKVIVGQHYEIVLTTFTGLYRCRLGDVVEVAGFHNGTPKLNFVCRRKLILTVNIDKNTEKDLQLVVERGSQILNKSKAEIVDFTSNADVKNQPGHYVIYWEIKGEVEDNVLDDCCREMDLSFADHGYVVSRKTNSIGPLELCILERGTFKKILDSFIASGVALNQFKTPRCTNNHVLLKILDTCTIKRFHSTAYSSIN